A stretch of the Perca flavescens isolate YP-PL-M2 chromosome 10, PFLA_1.0, whole genome shotgun sequence genome encodes the following:
- the LOC114563247 gene encoding protocadherin gamma-C5-like translates to MCYSGPRMTKTIGYRHWRWQALWWHHFFLLWSAINGQTRYSIPEELKQGSVVGNLAKDLGLGLSEIFDRKLHVASEADKQYFGVDALKGELVVNDRIDREALCGQSASCVLLLQVVVESPLQSHRIEVEIRDTNDNPPSFLTEEIHLKIPESVALGRRFPLESAEDPDVGSNSLKTYSLGKNDYFSLKFKDTKNANAVPELVLEKPLDREKNALHQLLLTALDGGNPVKSGTCKIIITVLDNNDNFPKFNENEYKVSMKENSTKGTFVIKLTATDADDGLNGEIKYYFGSRTPDSVLSTFEINDITGDIVLKGALDYESSKTYIIDITAKDKGIPEMEGHCRLQLDVEDINDNAPEIVLTSKPSPVGEDAPSGTVLALISARDLDSGDNGKVTLQLPKQSPFTLKPSFSNNYELVTSGNLDRESFPEYNIEITAKDSGSPPLSSTKIIPVSITDVNDNPPIFTQPSYYVYLKENGVPGSILYSVSASDLDFGENAKISYSILDSKVQDVSVSSYVYINSDNGSIYSMHSFDYEKLKVFQIQVQAKDQGSPSLSSNATVHVFILDQNDNAPAVIYPSSAALGSLSHQRMPRSAKAGHLVTKVTAVDADSGHNAWISYKLAEATDASLFTVNLYTGEVRTKRAVSEQDDSSQKLLIEIQDDGEPVQSATVTVSILLEDGLREPILDLRQKVTEPSKKTGRITLYLILSLASVSVLSLVTFLILAVKCMRNSRSSGSCCMRRSDCDDYKNPNRNLQIQLNTDGPIKYVEVLGGDMLSQSQSFRSCMSPMSEYSDFTLIKPSSTTDFKEVISVLDASLPDSTWTFESQQVSR, encoded by the coding sequence ATGTGTTATAGCGGACCAAGGATGACAAAGACAATAGGATACCGACACTGGAGATGGCAGGCTCTTTGGTGGCATCATTTCTTTCTATTGTGGAGTGCAATAAACGGACAGACTCGTTACAGCATCCCAGAGGAACTGAAACAGGGCTCTGTGGTAGGAAATCTAGCCAAAGATCTGGGTTTGGGACTATCTGAGATTTTTGACCGCAAACTGCATGTCGCCTCTGAGGCTGATAAGCAGTATTTCGGTGTGGATGCGTTGAAGGGCGAGCTGGTGGTGAATGACAGAATAGACAGAGAGGCTTTATGCGGACAAAGCGCCAGCTGTGTTCTACTTCTGCAAGTAGTTGTTGAAAGTCCTTTGCAGTCTCATCGAATTGAAGTGGAAATAAGAGACACAAATGACAATCCTCCTAGTTTTCTTACAGAGGAGATTCATCTTAAAATACCAGAATCAGTTGCACTTGGCAGACGTTTTCCTTTAGAGAGCGCAGAGGACCCTGATGTTGGAAGCAATTCTTTGAAAACGTACTCACTAGgcaaaaacgattatttttctCTTAAATTTAAAGACACAAAAAATGCTAATGCTGTCCCAGAATTGGTGTTAGAAAAGCCATTAGACCGGGAAAAGAATGCTCTTCATCAGCTGCTGTTGACAGCACTAGATGGAGGAAACCCGGTCAAATCAGGAACCTGCAAGATAATTATTACTGTACTTGATAATAACGACAATTTCCCAAAATTTAATGAAAATGAGTACAAAGTGTCTATGAAGGAAAACAGCACCAAAGGAACATTTGTAATCAAACTTACAGCTACAGATGCCGATGATGGTCTTAATGGTgaaattaaatattattttggGTCCCGCACTCCAGACTCTGTGTTATCAACATTTGAAATCAATGACATAACAGGAGATATCGTATTAAAAGGAGCATTAGATTATGAGAGTTCTAAAACATACATTATCGATATAACTGCTAAAGACAAAGGCATTCCCGAAATGGAGGGTCACTGTCGTTTACAGTTGGACGTAGAAGACATAAATGATAATGCTCCAGAAATTGTGCTTACTTCAAAACCCAGTCCTGTAGGGGAGGACGCACCAAGTGGCACTGTATTGGCTTTGATCAGTGCACGAGACCTTGACTCCGGTGATAACGGTAAAGTAACTTTACAGCTTCCCAAACAATCTCCTTTCACTCTAAAACCATCGTTTTCTAACAATTACGAACTGGTGACTAGTGGTAATTTGGACCGAGAGAGTTTCCCAGAGTATAATATTGAAATAACAGCCAAGGATTCAggctctcctcccctctctagTACGAAAATTATACCTGTCAGCATCACTGATGTGAACGACAACCCCCCTATATTTACTCAGCCCTCCTATTATGTATATTTAAAAGAGAATGGGGTACCAGGCTCTATACTGTACTCAGTATCAGCATCTGACCTGGATTTTGGTGAAAACGCCAAAATCTCTTACTCTATACTGGACTCTAAAGTGCAGGACGTTTCTGTCTCATCTTATGTTTACATTAACTCAGATAACGGCAGCATCTACAGCATGCACTCGTTTGACTATGAGAAACTGAAGGTGTTTCAGATTCAGGTTCAGGCAAAGGATCAGGGCTCGCCGTCTCTCAGCAGCAACGCCACTGTCCATGTTTTTATCCTGGACCAGAACGACAATGCCCCCGCTGTTATTTACCCCTCCTCCGCTGCCCTGGGCTCCCTCTCTCATCAGAGGATGCCCCGCTCCGCTAAAGCAGGCCACCTAGTTACTAAGGTGACGGCCGTGGACGCTGACTCGGGCCATAACGCCTGGATCTCCTACAAACTGGCGGAGGCCACAGACGCCTCTCTGTTCACTGTCAATCTGTACACAGGGGAGGTGAGGACTAAACGCGCTGTGTCCGAGCAGGACGACTCCTCTCAGAAGCTGCTTATAGAGATTCAGGACGACGGGGAACCGGTCCAGTCCGCCACCGTCACGGTGTCCATCCTGCTGGAGGACGGCCTCCGTGAGCCCATCTTAGACCTCCGACAGAAAGTGACCGAGCCTAGCAAGAAAACTGGGAGAATCACCCTTTATTTGATTCTCTCTCTGGCCTCGGTGTCCGTGCTGTCTCTGGTGACTTTTCTCATCTTAGCGGTTAAATGCATGAGGAACAGCAGAAGCAGCGGTAGTTGCTGCATGAGACGGAGCGACTGTGATGATTACAAGAACCCCAACAGAAACCTGCAGATTCAGCTCAACACTGATGGACCTATAAAGTACGTGGAGGTCCTGGGAGGAGACATGTTGTCTCAGAGTCAGTCCTTCAGGTCCTGTATGTCTCCGATGTCAGAGTACAGTGATTTCACTTTGATTAAGCCCagcagcaccactgactttaagGAGGTGATCAGTGTTCTGGATGCGTCTTTACCCGACAGCACCTGGACCTTTGAGAGCCAGCAGGTGAGCagataa